One genomic window of Prochlorococcus sp. MIT 0603 includes the following:
- the ald gene encoding alanine dehydrogenase, which produces MPQSVLSAPISSIGIPKEIKPDELRVAITPDGVKELVTQGLEVRIETGAGEGVGITDEAFAEAGGIIATQDEAWDAHLIVKVKEPQPQEFKLLREDMVLFTYLHLAAYPKVAEALLKAGTTSIGYETVQMEDGSLPLLAPMSEIAGRLAAQIGAHLLEKPNGGRGVLIGGCTGVRPARVIVLGAGTVGWNAARLAAAMDAEVMLLDRSPERLRKLESHRKGRLESIVSSRGLLERLIPSADLIIGAVLTPGGRAPTLVDENMVMQMKSNSVIVDVSIDQGGCIATSIETTHTKPTVNIKGVQHYAVSNMPGAVPFTSTEALVSVTLPYILGIAGRGLEGAITERPEIVSGLNTISGSISHPGVAKALGLPPRHPMACLN; this is translated from the coding sequence ATGCCACAATCCGTCCTATCTGCACCGATTTCCAGCATCGGTATCCCTAAAGAAATCAAGCCAGACGAACTTAGAGTTGCTATTACCCCAGATGGTGTAAAGGAATTAGTAACCCAGGGTCTAGAGGTCCGAATAGAGACAGGGGCTGGAGAAGGCGTGGGAATTACTGACGAAGCCTTTGCTGAAGCAGGTGGAATTATAGCGACCCAAGATGAAGCTTGGGATGCCCATCTTATTGTCAAGGTTAAAGAGCCTCAACCTCAAGAATTCAAACTACTGCGAGAAGATATGGTCTTGTTTACATATCTACATTTGGCAGCATATCCAAAAGTTGCGGAAGCATTATTAAAAGCAGGAACAACAAGTATCGGCTATGAGACTGTCCAAATGGAGGATGGCAGCCTGCCTTTGCTTGCTCCCATGAGTGAAATTGCAGGGAGATTAGCCGCTCAAATTGGAGCTCATTTACTTGAAAAGCCTAATGGTGGTAGAGGAGTATTAATCGGAGGATGTACAGGTGTCAGACCTGCAAGAGTTATTGTATTAGGAGCAGGCACCGTAGGTTGGAACGCTGCAAGACTTGCGGCCGCCATGGATGCAGAAGTGATGCTCCTAGATCGATCACCTGAAAGGTTAAGAAAACTAGAATCACATCGCAAAGGAAGACTTGAAAGCATAGTAAGTAGCAGAGGTCTTCTTGAAAGATTAATCCCATCAGCTGATCTAATCATAGGTGCAGTGCTTACACCTGGGGGCAGGGCACCGACACTCGTCGACGAAAATATGGTTATGCAAATGAAAAGCAACTCTGTAATAGTTGATGTATCTATTGATCAGGGAGGTTGTATTGCTACAAGTATTGAAACCACTCATACAAAACCTACTGTAAATATTAAAGGAGTTCAGCATTATGCAGTAAGCAATATGCCTGGCGCAGTACCTTTTACGTCAACTGAAGCATTGGTAAGCGTTACTCTTCCATATATTCTTGGCATTGCAGGTCGTGGTCTTGAAGGGGCAATTACTGAGCGTCCTGAAATAGTATCTGGTTTAAATACAATTAGTGGCTCAATATCCCACCCTGGGGTAGCCAAAGCTCTTGGTCTCCCACCCAGACATCCAATGGCTTGCTTAAATTAA
- a CDS encoding NAD+ synthase, producing the protein MRVSLAQLNPIIGDLEGNSKKIITACRKAKKQNANILITPELSLLGYPPRDLLLSPMFLERQWVILDTIINHIAKESPNLSLLIGIAEPTKDNQIPKLFNSIALVNAKGWDIVARKQLLPTYDVFDEKRYFRSANNSGSIHINLNGKDWHIGLTICEDLWVEEKIQGQRIIGPDPIAGLTNKGIDLLLNLSASPFSHRKVLLRQEIAAEAAKRLSCPVIYLNQVGGNDELIFDGSSFATDKKGEVIFNLPTCRESIAIWDSTPTSHDSIQPLSDAQEILLQVLALGLRDYVQKCGFKSVVLGLSGGIDSALVAVIACAALGAEQVSAVLMPSPWNSESSITDAHQLAKRLGFQTKIIPITSLMQSYDKALEIPLGEIPNGLTAENLQARIRGTILMAIANNENHLLLSTGNKSEFAVGYCTLYGDMNGGLSVIGDLYKTSVIRLCNWLDSKASYRCREHLGLPKDIDLIGSSIRNKPPSAELSPNQLDSDSLPNYEILDPILKGLIEERHSPTKLVQQGYDSVLVNHIQKLLKQSEFKRRQAPPVLKVSNQAFGSGWRIPIAST; encoded by the coding sequence ATGAGAGTATCTCTAGCTCAGCTAAATCCAATCATCGGAGACTTGGAAGGGAATAGCAAGAAAATTATTACTGCCTGCCGAAAAGCTAAGAAACAAAATGCAAACATTCTTATCACTCCTGAACTCTCCCTATTGGGCTATCCACCACGAGATTTACTTTTAAGCCCTATGTTTTTAGAACGTCAATGGGTGATTCTTGATACAATCATAAATCACATTGCAAAAGAGAGTCCGAATCTATCGCTTCTGATTGGCATTGCAGAGCCAACGAAGGACAATCAAATACCAAAATTATTCAATTCAATAGCACTAGTAAACGCAAAAGGGTGGGATATTGTTGCAAGGAAACAATTGCTTCCGACATATGATGTGTTTGATGAAAAAAGGTACTTTAGGTCTGCAAATAATTCAGGATCGATACATATCAATCTCAATGGTAAAGACTGGCACATTGGGCTAACAATATGCGAAGACTTATGGGTCGAAGAAAAAATCCAAGGGCAACGAATAATCGGGCCAGACCCAATAGCAGGTCTTACTAACAAGGGAATTGATTTACTCCTAAACCTCTCAGCATCTCCTTTTAGTCATCGCAAAGTCCTATTACGTCAAGAGATAGCTGCAGAAGCTGCAAAAAGACTATCCTGTCCCGTAATTTATCTCAATCAAGTTGGTGGAAATGACGAGTTAATATTTGATGGGTCCAGCTTTGCAACAGATAAAAAAGGAGAGGTTATTTTTAATCTACCTACATGTCGAGAGTCTATTGCTATTTGGGATTCAACTCCTACCTCACATGATTCAATTCAACCTCTAAGCGATGCTCAAGAAATACTTTTACAAGTATTAGCACTTGGGCTACGAGACTATGTCCAAAAGTGTGGATTCAAAAGTGTTGTACTTGGATTAAGTGGGGGGATTGATTCTGCGTTAGTAGCAGTTATTGCTTGTGCTGCATTAGGAGCTGAGCAAGTATCTGCTGTCTTAATGCCCTCACCTTGGAATTCAGAAAGCTCTATCACAGATGCTCATCAATTAGCTAAAAGGCTTGGGTTCCAAACAAAAATAATCCCAATTACATCTCTAATGCAAAGTTATGACAAGGCACTTGAAATACCGTTAGGGGAAATCCCTAACGGTTTAACTGCAGAAAACCTTCAAGCTCGAATCAGAGGGACTATTCTTATGGCAATAGCAAATAATGAAAACCATCTTTTATTATCAACTGGTAATAAATCTGAGTTTGCCGTTGGGTATTGCACTCTTTATGGAGACATGAATGGAGGACTATCTGTAATAGGAGACCTTTATAAAACAAGTGTCATACGTTTATGCAACTGGCTTGACAGTAAAGCCTCCTATAGATGCAGAGAGCATTTAGGGCTACCAAAAGACATAGATCTTATAGGCTCTTCAATACGAAATAAGCCTCCTAGCGCAGAACTGAGTCCAAATCAACTTGATAGTGACTCACTCCCAAACTATGAAATTCTCGACCCAATTCTCAAAGGTTTAATTGAAGAAAGACATAGTCCAACAAAACTTGTGCAACAAGGATATGATTCGGTTTTAGTAAATCATATCCAAAAATTATTAAAACAATCTGAATTTAAAAGGCGACAAGCGCCACCTGTTTTAAAAGTAAGTAATCAAGCATTTGGAAGTGGTTGGAGAATACCTATTGCATCAACATAA
- a CDS encoding DUF3326 domain-containing protein → MNSSAPLPALLLIPTGIGCEVGGFAGDAIPFARLLAAASGCLITHPNVMNGASLFWNDERIQYVEGFSIDKFACGDLLLRPVRKQTVGVLFDAGLEAELRQRHLQSVDGCRATLGLDIGPVVTTESPLEISLKESSSGSGWGELLTVETLLTAGEKLKDAGATAIAVVTRFPDVLESKQLDAYRKGRGVDLMGGAEAIISHVLVRHLSLPCAHAPALFPLPMEDSLDPRAAGEELGYTFLPCVLVGLSRAPDLIPTDNLKTMRGLSMSDLIGIEKVGAVIAPEGALGGEAVLGCIERDIPLIIVSNPGVLKVDLESLGLSVQSEYSSKIITASNYLEAASLLLSLREGIAISSLKRPIRNVSVI, encoded by the coding sequence TTGAATTCTTCTGCTCCATTACCAGCCCTTTTATTAATTCCTACTGGAATTGGTTGTGAAGTTGGAGGGTTTGCTGGCGATGCTATTCCATTTGCTCGATTACTAGCTGCGGCTAGTGGATGTTTAATTACTCATCCAAATGTTATGAATGGGGCCTCCCTTTTTTGGAATGATGAGCGAATACAATATGTCGAAGGCTTTAGCATTGATAAATTTGCATGCGGTGATTTGTTGTTGAGACCTGTTAGAAAACAAACAGTTGGAGTGTTATTTGATGCAGGGTTAGAAGCTGAATTACGTCAAAGACATTTGCAATCAGTTGATGGTTGCCGTGCAACTTTGGGCTTGGATATAGGCCCTGTGGTTACCACCGAGTCTCCTCTTGAAATATCTTTAAAAGAATCTTCTAGTGGGTCAGGTTGGGGGGAACTGTTAACAGTAGAGACCCTATTAACAGCTGGGGAGAAATTAAAAGATGCAGGTGCAACTGCTATCGCTGTAGTGACAAGGTTCCCAGATGTCTTGGAGAGCAAGCAATTAGATGCTTATAGGAAAGGTAGAGGCGTTGATTTGATGGGAGGTGCTGAAGCAATTATCAGTCATGTATTGGTTCGACATTTATCTCTACCATGTGCCCATGCACCTGCTTTGTTTCCATTGCCAATGGAAGACTCATTGGATCCCCGTGCTGCTGGAGAAGAACTTGGCTATACATTCTTACCTTGTGTTTTAGTTGGCTTAAGTCGAGCTCCCGATTTGATCCCTACCGATAACCTGAAAACAATGAGAGGCCTTTCTATGTCAGATTTGATTGGCATAGAGAAAGTAGGTGCAGTAATTGCACCTGAGGGAGCACTTGGTGGAGAAGCAGTCTTAGGGTGCATTGAGAGAGATATTCCACTCATTATTGTTTCTAACCCTGGAGTCTTAAAAGTTGACTTAGAGTCATTAGGGTTAAGCGTTCAATCTGAATATTCTTCAAAAATTATAACGGCTTCTAATTATCTAGAGGCTGCCTCATTATTGCTTTCTTTGAGAGAAGGTATAGCTATTTCTTCTTTAAAACGGCCTATAAGAAATGTTTCTGTCATTTAA